The genome window TGCCTGGGCAAATGGCACACGAGGTTGTCCCTGGTGGAGTTTGGTACAACACCTGTTATCCCACGGCTTTGGGGCTTCTCCATTCGTGGTGTTGTGTGGACGATTGTCGCGCCACTTCAGCAAAACTTAAGCAAAGAGTGGCTCTAAAAAAACTATTGGTTAATGTAGGGTTACCTCAAAGTAGGGATATACTTTGTTTAGGCTACTAGTGATATTTGTGTGCATATCCGTTGATTTAACATAAATGAGATCAGGTGCTAACTGGCCCAATGCATGCAAGACAACATCGAAGTACCTACTCACTGTCTCACCAGATCGCCAAAATGAAAACCCGACAGATGCATTTGTGTGATGTTGTCCCACCATGTATAGAAACATTGCCACTTATTCCGCTACTGAAACATGAAATGTTTCAACCAAAAGACCCCTACCTTTAATCCTGGTACATAGAGATCATAGAATACAACTCGAGACATCTTTAATTGTTTAATGCATGTTGAATCTGAGGTATTAATCAGCCTAACCAATGTATTAGTCCTACTAATATCTCTACCAACCAGTGGATCATATTTTGCACCTCGACCCTACCCCTCCTACCATCATTGTTTCTCCACTATAGAGCTAATAGAAGAACTAGCACAACTAAAGCTTTTGCCTCCACATCATGTAACACATacattaataataatattgATGCTAATCCATGTTCATCTGGgcaaatgaaacaaaattttagcTAAAGAGACAACCAATAGTTCTAATCAGGGAGCAGGTCAATTAAATTTACAATTAGTTAGCAAGGGAAAGAATAGTAGGTAAGAACAAATTTCGGAAGGGTATTGAGATGGAATCACATGgggaaaatatattttttactaaCCTCCTCCTTTTCTCTTCCAATCCATAGATCTAGGAAAGAATCAACTATAAGTCCACCTAAAAGAGCTAGAACAGTAGGTAAGAACAAATTTGGGAAGGGGATTGAGATGGAATCGATGggggaatattttttttactggcCTCTTACTTTTCTCCTCCAATCCACTTAAGACTCAAGAGAGGAAGAGTACTCCGCTACTTAATCGTGAGCACAGCCAGCCGGCGATCCCAACAGGCCCATGCGCTTGATTTAGGTGGAGTCAGCTCTTCATTATTTTCTAGGTCTTGAGGTTCAACCCACTGCATCAAGTATATTGCTCAGTCAAAGCAAGTATATCATTAATCTACTGCATCAAGCCAATATGTCTCATTGCAAGCCAATCAGTACACCAATTGCAACATCAGAGAAGTTGTCTAAAATTGAAGGGGATCTGTTGTCAGCTGATGATGCCTTCGCATACAGAAGTGTGATAGGGGCACTGCAATATTTGACTCTCGCTCGTCCTGACATCGCTTTTGCTGTGAATCGTGTTTGTCAGTTCCTATCTGCTCCAACCACCATTCACTGGGGAACTGCTAAGCGAATTCTCAGATATTTGAAATTTACACCAACAATTGGGCTAGCTATCAACCAGTTAAATTAGTGCCTTTTCAGATGTTGATTGGGCAGGCTGCCTTGATGATCGGAGGTCTACAAGCCAGTTTGCTGTTTATTTTGGAACTAACCTTATCTCCTAAGCTCAAGGAAGCAGGCCACTGCATCACGATCTAGCACTGAGTCTGAGTACAAAGGATTAGAAAATGCAACAGTAGAAATTGTCTATGTACAACCTTGCTTGGAGAATTTGGTGTTCATCAGGATCTGGCTCCCTGCTTGTGGTGTGATAACTTGGGAGCCACATTTCTATCAGCAAACTCGGTCTTCCATGCTAGAGCAAAACACattgaaattgatttttattttgctcGTGAACGTGTAGCAAGGAACGCGCTGGACAAAGATTTATATCCAGCCGAGACTAAATTGTTGATGGCTTCACGAAAACCTTTGGCTGCAAGGCAATTGGCACTACTGAGAAAAAATCTCAACATGACAAAGCATTGTTCAGATTGAGGGAGGTTGTCAAAGATAAAAATGGATTGGTCAGCTTAGCTACCGTCACTTCTAGCACGATCTAAGCAACGTGCTCCCTGTATTATCTGAAGTTGTTTGTATACTGAATATGAATTGTAGCCGGTCTGGTACTCAATAAATGAAATGTGTCGCCCACTGATTAGGTGTGGCGTTTCCTTCCAATTCACTCTCGGTTGATTTGGTGCTTGCTTATGCTCTTCGCATGCTGAAAATTCCTGTTTGCTGCATAAGAACCCTCCGTGCTTTGATCAAAAGATACATAGCCCACTGGCCACTGGGTTTGGTTTGGTGAAAGGAAATCCCCATAGGACGTCCCTCGTGCTTGAAGGCAGGCTAGCCCTGACCTTGCTGCTACTCATACTCATAGTAACTTCAAAGCATCATAGATAGAGCTTACACGCTCGCGTGCCACGAACTACACTTCATTAATATCACTACTTATACGCGACTACACTGATCACTGAACCTAAAGGGCATGCTAACTTATTTCCCGCCAAAATTCAGAGCAAGCGAATCGAGGAGTAGCCATGACAGCAGCTGACCGTGCCAGCATCATCCATCGAAtcgtcctctctctcctcttcgcCACCCTCTGCGTGTCCGATCCTGACCTCCTCCTCGACTACTGCGTCGCcgacacggcggcggcggcggcgtccccTTCTTCGTTCCACTTCAACGGCCTGGCCTGCATCGACCCGGCGGCGGCACGCGCCGAGCACTTTGCCACCTCAGCGCTATCGCGGGCGACGAACCCGGCCGCCACGGTGTTCGGATTCAACGTGACGCTGACGAGCCCAGCGTCGTCCCTGCCCGGCGCGAACGCGCAGGGGCTCGCCATGGCGCGCATCGACCTGGCCCCGGGAGGGATGGCGCCGCCGCACTCGCACCCGCGCGCGTCGGAGGTGGCGCTCGTGCTCGCGGGCAGTGTCCTAGTCGGGTTCGCGGACACGTCGTACAGGCTGTACACGCAGCTGCTGCGCGCCGGCGAGGCGTTCGTGTTCCCGAGGGCGATGGTGCACTTCCTGTACAACATGGACACGGCGGCGCCGGCCGTGGTGCTGTCGGGGCTCAACAGCCAGAGCCCCGGCGCGCAGCTGGTGCCGTTCTCGGCGTTCCGCACGGAGCCACAGATGCCGGAGGAGGTCCTCAAGAAGGCCTTCAAGATCAACGGCCAGGACGTGCAGAGGATCCAAAGAAACCTCGGTGGATCCTAGAAAAAAATCCGTGCATGGGGGGCAAGAAAAGTGCCTAAGCCTAATTCCGGCCCATTCAAGGAGTGTCTCTCGCGTGCCAATGGCCCATTACTGTGAAAATATGaacaaacacacaaaaaaaaatgacatgCTGATGTACAAAAGCGTATCCATTGATGATCTTTGCGTCGACTTTTTTATATTTCTGGACGGTATTCAGGCGCAAGTTCTCGCCGTGTTAATCTGCGTACGTATGATGCGTTGGAAAAATCGGCGATATTTGGTGCTCGTGGCAGGCGCCAGGGAAGAACAAGAAGACGACGAGTCGCGAAGGTTAACCGCAGTACAAAGCTATGCACTCTGCTTTAGCGAGAAAGAGGTCGATGTCTCTGATACTTTCTACCCTCCTTTTAGGGGACACCGCTGAATTCGCACGGCCATGGCCAAACTTGGTGGATATCTTCTTCGTCTTCTCCTTGTCGGTGATTCTTCCATTGAAAAGACTCGattttttcctcctcttctgCGGCCATCGTTTAGCCGTGGCAGAGCACTCCGTACGCCTACGGTCTACTCGTGACGTGAATCGGCGGTGGTTGGCGCGAATTCTTCGTCGCCGAAGAACTCCGGAAGCAGCTAGCGATGTGATCTGAAAGCAGAGGCAAAGCGTCTCCCCTTTCTACGCGCCGAGCTTTTACGATTCCATCTTTTAGGGAGCATCAGTAAAGGCGGATATTGTTTGCGACATGTCAGTTGAAGCTGAAGCAGAGCATCTCTCTTGTGCAGATACGCTGGTTTCTTGCGGCTGACATGGGGAGTTTTGGAAGACTAAGGTTCGTGCGATTTTGGACGTGGCTGTCAGAAGTATGAGCCGTCAAAGAAGGTAATCTAAACGCGATCCACTTGATCACAGCAGGTGAAAACCCATCCGATCGACAAGCTGCTTACTCTAAAAGGATGTGTTCGCTTCAACTTTTCTTGGAAGACATGAGGTCATGAACCCAAGATTTTCTCCCATTTGGTTTTGTTACTTACTACTCCGTACATTGTAAGATGCCTGATACCAACCTTCGTTAAATCTGAGAAGAATATAGTAGTATGATCCAAGACAGCCACGAAATCTGGCAGGATTTGAGTTATATAAGACGCTTATTACCTATTAGCATAACATGTCACAGCTGTTGTTGTGTTCAAACGGCCACGGTATACGGCAACTAGAAACCTGATTGCTGATTTGATTTCTGAAGACTGTCAGAAACCAAAAGGGTTCAAATCAGAAAGCACAAGTGGTGTACAATTACAAGCAAAAGGAGACTAGCAACATACAATTCCTCTGGCTTAAATCAACAGCCTCAAGTTAAATATTCTTTGGTTCTTGTCAACACATCATTCTTTTCTAAGTACTACTGCTTCAAACATATGCCACACAAGCTCCAATACAAGCCATTCCAAGGGGGGCATCGTTTTCGGCTGTTCTAGGTAAGGACCAATTCGTCAAGGCTTGTAACTCCCAAGCCTGTCTTCGTCTCAAGTCATATGGGATTGGAAATGTGTTTCTCTAGTGATGTTCAGATATGATCGATGTCTCTTGGAACTATTCTGCGGACGTAATCCGGTTTGCTGATACGAAGTGTTCAATTCTGCACCTAATCCCTGACATGGACATGGAATACTACACTAATAGGTCGTCTGACAGAGAGAGATCAAGGAGTAAAGAAGGAGTGTCTCTGAAGCAAAATGTTTCCTAGAGAAATTTGGAAAGATAGTAGACTTTTACAATTCCGTACTCGAACAATTCTAAAGGCAGAGTGGTTTGGCTTGCTTCGTCCGTTGATAGTGGTTGCTTAAAGGGACATTTCAATTTAGGATCATTAATTTGGAGAAATGCCTGCTTTTCTTTGTTGATTGTTGACAGGTAAATGCAGGAAACCGCTGTGTTTCGATCCAACTAGCTTCTTTTGacattgaaatttgaaaaaatgaGCTCTATGAAATCGGCAAATTCAGCATTTCCTTGAATCATGCTAAGAGAAAATGGCGTGGTCATGATTGAAATGAATACATCTATATCTTGAAATTAATTCTACACTTCTATCTAGAAAGACTATTAATCAgcatccttaaaaaaaattgaaaaactatTAGTCGGCATGTTTCCAGCATATATCAATGATGCCAGTCACTTGGTCATTTCTCAAGATAAAGTAGACGTGAAGTATTTGCTGTGGTTGTACCCAACTCTGATTTAATGGGGAAATTCCTCATAGCCAGTAGCCACTTAGGTGGTCTTGTCCATCTTGATCAAGATGTTCTTGTCTCTTCATCTTGACTTCTACTATGCAATTTGTTCATTTCTGCTTGCTCTGGTATGCACTTCCGTGTCAAATTACTCTGACGCTTtcaaatatttacaaaagaTTTAAATGCGAAAAGTCTAGAAGTGATCTTCATTTACTGATTGCTCACTGTCATGTTCAGCGATTGTCCCGGGAAGAAATATATTAGTATTTAGGTTGCAACTAATTTGTCTTGtgccttgcaaaaaaaaaaaaagcacctGCGTCCAAGTGTTTATTGGGTCTTGGAATCATTGAGATGTTGAAATATTTGATCAGGACGTCCTTGTCTCTTGCATACATCACTATTGTGCCTTTCCATCCAGGTCAAAGGCTACTAAACTTGCGTTCTGTAGCGCTGGAGCCGTTTGATCAGGAATCGAACGGTTGAGACTTTAGCAAGTTAGCAACACTAGAAAATTCTTGGTAGCACTGCTCGCTAAAGCCGCATGATCAGCACACACACATGACAGTATTAAACATGTGCGATTAATTCTGAGTGAACGGCTATTAAGCTGGCCACGCAACACGAGATAGACATGATTAACTCGACTTGATTTTGAAATGGATCACGGTAATATGATCCAATGCGTAAAATCGCCGTGTTAAATTATGTGGTTCTATCTTTTTATTACGATGATAAAAGTTAATAAACTTTCTTTATTAGAAAAACATAGAATTGATTACATtgatatacatgtatgtatttggTTGAGGCGGACACATGCAGTCATGAAACTTATATGACACGTACTGTTAGGCGAAGCATTGGAACGAGGGATCGATAAACTGGCGACGAAAAGCAGCAGATATATATAAATAGTCCATGTGCATGGAACGACCTAGTAACTTAGTAAGCACTTGGCAGGCCAATCAACATTTTTCACACATCAGCTCACCAACCCAGATTTTTCACACATCAGCTCACCAACCCAGATTTAACCTTTTGTTACTGTTGGTCAAGTTAAATATAGAAAGACATGTAACATGTCTGTCACACATGGTAAATCATTACATTTCTAAAGGCGATTCACGTAAAAAATCGTTTATGAAAATAGTTATTTTCATAGATGGTTGTCTATGTGAATCGCTTATTAATCATATGATTATTATAGTCGTTTCATATAAgtaaccgtctgtgaaaataacATTTACACTGGTCGTAGAAATAATCATTTTCACAAATGTTTTTTATGCAAATTGTCTTTAAAAATAGAGGGCTATTTTCAGAGACGATTCACACAATAAACCGTTTTTAAAATggatgatatttattttaaaaaatcataattttttcctACAAAGTCAGATatggataaactttatatgaaaattgtaaccCTTaacgagatatacaactttgtagtttaaactttttcatttcaagtcatttagatgctaaaataatcgtttgaattttcagatagaagatatcaaaacaAATGCATATGCTTTAGTATTGGTAGTAGTTATATGGTCGGATGGTAAGAAAGATTAAGTGAGTTGAGAGGTTTTCAGAGTTCAAATGCTAAGAATCGCATGCACTCGTACTTTGCGTAACTTATGACTCGTGATGTGGGTTGTCTAGTTgggcaaaaaaattattttttttcagcccaaaaatatcGATTTAGGACCCGATTATCATATATGTTTTCTTAAGTGAATCATATATAATAATAGATTTTTATAGACGGTTTCTTTTACGCttgaaatcatatatttttatagatcgAATATCATAAACAAATGGTCTCTGAAACAAGTTACCTGGCTCCAGCTCcatgcaggcaggcaggcaggcaggccaGGCTCGGTTGCGGTGCCGGCCGGCTGATGAGCCCAACGGGACGAGCGGAAATCCCGCGCGCGCCCGCCCGTCCGTGTGAATCGCACGAGTCCTCCGGTGCAATGGACGTCCATGCCGCCGCGCACGAGGCACGAACCCCGGCCGACCTCGCCCACTCGCGCCCTGGGACGGTTTGCTCCGCTCGTTCGTACCCCCGGCGGCCGGCCCGGCTGGGTCAGACACGCAACGCCAGTCAGAGTGCTGGTGAGGGGTGCTCGTCGCGCGTACGCACCCACGCATGCACCGGGGTTTCCGGATACCAGCGGCAATCCGACGGTTACCGCTGGGATTTGGAACATAGATTGCACTTGCACCTGGCGAAAGGTTTATCCATTTGTTGAGACTAGGGCCACGGTTGTGCACGTACTATGGAATGAAACTGCATGTATACATCGTGACCATGATCGATTGTCATGAAGGAAAAAGAATAAATACATCGTGAGCTATGCTGTTGAATTCGATGGACGATGGAGGGGCATGAATTCGATCCATGTGTCTTCATATCTCCTGTTTTTAATCTTTTGTAGAGAAAATCCCCTTACACAGTGTCTGCATCTACAAAGAAAGAAGGGAAGAAACGCTAGCTCATGCTGCCATCCATCGTATCCATGCATACCTGAGATCTCCTCCCTACCTGCAACGCTTTGACCGTACGTACAGTTGTAGTCCGCTACAGCCACACCGAGGTGATCAAGTTTCTAGAAGGGCTAGCCACATCCATCCATGTCGACTATCGGCTGCAACTAACACCACATAGCTTGGATAATCTAAACAACTTTTACTTATTTAATCTGCATCATTGGGTAGCATATCATGTGTCATGTACATGTTTGCTTTTATATACTAGCTAGCACACCTAACCACCATCTCTTAGCAGAAACCATCTGATTCATATTTATCCGAGGATCGCTTTACTAGGCAGGCTGATATTTGTAGGTTTCATGACCAACTTGGAGGAACTTTCTGAAATTTGGTGCTCTGTCATGTTCTTGAGTTCGACAACAATGAACATCACATGCCAGTTTTTTGGCAGATATCTAGACAAGGTATCTTTCTTCTAGATACTGTGATGGACTAAAGATTTAACAAGTACAGGTGTGTATCTTGATGCACAAGGTTAAATAAGGCAATAAGCATATATAGGCATTGAACGAGTGAAAAATGAAAACTCGATGATGTTTTCTGGTTCCAAAAAAAAAGGCAACCTAAAAGTAAGTACACATGAGTTTGAGTTGTCTTTCCTTTTCCcatttgatttaaaaaaaaaaacaggattGCCACAGACTGCCCACAGGGACAAATAAGACACTGTTTGACCTTGTATAGTACTCGCTTTGGTCATTAGTTTTTAAATCATATATAATCACGTGAAAATACATTGAGCCCTATCACTTCTGTGCCGCTAAAATTATGTACTGTTGGATGAACtgttagcaaaaaaaaaaaaaatcagaaggGTGACTTCCAAAATGTGTGACGGCCCTATGAAATCAACATCGGGGGTGTGTTTAGCTCTACGTACTCATCTAGTTTGTCCAACATAGAAAAGAAAATGCGGATTGATATGCTTCAAAACCAGTAAAGTTGCATGGGACTGTTCGATCTTCGCTCAAATATAGTATAAATTACGAGTTGCACTCTCgagttctttaaaaaaaaaaagaaatgggaTCCACCAAATGGTACAAGCTATTCCCTCCTGTCTCCAAAATAAGTATcgtttttattttagatattgATATGGTTTctaaaatacaactttgactactattttttattgtaatatattgataaaaatatagtaaaaatatattattatgaaaatattttttgagacaaatctacccatatcattttcaaatatctaagcttaatacataaaaaataatttttagttaaaatttaaaatagttgaTTATATGTAGcctaaaataacacttattttAGACTCAAGATGGTATATATGCAGCAGAGAAAAGACATGCATGTGATGCAGCAGAGAAAAGACATGCATGATACTACGTGGTACAAGCTGCTCCCAACTACGAGTAATACATAACTAAACAGATTTGCTATTTAAAGGCTGCCTGGCGCATACGTGTCCCTGTGGCGTCGGTAGGCAGCTTGCATTGGAAAGTGGTACTAGACAGGAAGAAGCATTACTAGCCCAAGCAGGAATGGAGAGGAACGTCCCTTGCAAGTTTGATGCAGTACAACTTCTGGAAGGAAAAGTTCCAAAACCATTATATCATAATCAGTACAAGTAGTACGTCAGTACtttccctcagaaaaaaaaaagagcactaCGTCAGTACACTGTACACTGATAGGTAAtactagcaaaggaaaaaaaaaggatatgtCAAAAACAAACCACACgcaccaaaaaaaagaaaaatttaaatAGCTTGAGGCTTAGGTGATATATTAGTCATGTTTGGCACAGCTAAACCTTATATGTTTTTGCTGAAAATTGTTTATACCTTATGCTAAAAGTTGTTAgtatttatgaaaaaaaattaagatctcAATAcactagtttttaaaaaaaatcatgctcAGTCAGcttatcaatttttatttttaatctttTAATAACCAACCATAAATCAATCTATTTATTTCAACTTATAGTTTAAAAAAACAGAAACCAACAATAAACGGTACCAAATAAGACCGTTTCAAAAATCCAAACATACTTCTGAATCGTCGTCTGAAATGAACGCAAAAGTACGTCTAAACACTTAAAAAAGAGGTCATTTGCATCCACATGCAGCTGGTTCCATCCGAGCCATCCAACCGTCCTGATCAGACGAACGAGGGGACCTGGTCCTGGTCCTGGTGAGAAGGGCGTGCTCGGCACCTGCCGTTCTGGCCAACTGACGGCGCGGCCGCTGATGACACCAAAATCCGCAGCCCCCTGTGCGGTTTTCCGTGCCAAGTCAGAAGCCTCTCCGCACGCCATCCGTCCTTCCCTCCATTCCGGGAAAATAATGTTACTATACTTGGTCATCACTGTGACatatcatattttatttttattttttctattttctcacaCGTAATTTCATTGGTTACATTATaagttttataatattttttattatatattatactATAAATTAAATTAAGATGGCAAATACATTAGATAAGATCTGATAAGATTATTTTTCTCCGTTCCGAGTTCAGCCTCCACCCTACCAAACCAAACACCGCCGCTAATCAACGCTAGTTAATCACCCACAACTACTCCCCCAGTCCCCTCGCAGATGAAGCAATTAACCTACCCCGCAAGCACCACGGCACCCGTATATATACCTCGCTATGTCCAGCCAAAGCAGTTGGTGAGCGGTAAACCCATAGACCGATCGAGGCACGCGAACGCGCATGGCGAGGCCGGCGTGGAGCTCGCTCTTCGGGTGCTTCAGCTCCCACGGCGGCCgcggcaggaagaagaagggcggcggcaagaaaa of Phragmites australis chromosome 3, lpPhrAust1.1, whole genome shotgun sequence contains these proteins:
- the LOC133910916 gene encoding germin-like protein 3-1, translated to MTAADRASIIHRIVLSLLFATLCVSDPDLLLDYCVADTAAAAASPSSFHFNGLACIDPAAARAEHFATSALSRATNPAATVFGFNVTLTSPASSLPGANAQGLAMARIDLAPGGMAPPHSHPRASEVALVLAGSVLVGFADTSYRLYTQLLRAGEAFVFPRAMVHFLYNMDTAAPAVVLSGLNSQSPGAQLVPFSAFRTEPQMPEEVLKKAFKINGQDVQRIQRNLGGS